TTGACAACATTTACTTACTGGCACAAACATCTTAAAGAAGGACAAGAATTAGGCACGTTTTATTAAATTGAAGGAAAGGCACctctaaacaataaaaaaaaaaaactccaatattaaaacatgataTATTTGGTTTTATGAACATCAGTGCAAAAGAACATCTGTTCAATGATAATTCAAAATAGGGTTGAGATGGCTTTGATTGAGCCTGTCCGCCTTTTAAATGATTCTATAAAATACCAGCttagcattttttttcctttccacaAAGGTTTCTTCATAACACAGTATGATGCCCAGGTTTAGCTTTGTGTAATGGGAACTGTGAGGCTTTCTTTTGGTGGTAGTGGAGTACCTCCATCTGTTTGGATTGTTGTTCTGTGTAAACGTACCACATGACAACACCAGAGGGATTGATGGAGACGGAGAACTCTGTGGTGGCGTTCAACACCTTCACCGTTGAGCCAGTAAACACATCGTAGGCCTAAAAGCAAGAAAAGAACATATTTAAGCATGGGCTTTGGAAGCAAAAAAATGTGGGTGGGTCCTCCCTTGCTAGTCAGCGAAGATAACCATACAGTAGCACCATGGCTTTAATATCAACACACAGCAGTGGTACAACAACTAGCTTCTCTCATTGACCGATTCAAAGCGCTGCTAACACTGGTTGATTGATGTTAACAttactgtagctagctagctagctagcctagcAAAATGTCATAGATAACTGTTAACTTTATAacaacatgtgtacgtttactGTAATTTAATGCTGCAACAAAGACTACACAATGCCTTTAAAAGCAACAGGCGAACAAATAATGAACATTCACTTAAACATACAGCGAGTTTCAACATATATTTccttaaaaaagcaacacagccgCTGCTGCAAAAGAGGGACAAtttgggagaaaattgctgcaaaagtaaatgcgtaagttccaatatagtgtattcatttcatatttaatcataagtataatattactggtattgaacctataatctatttcatttaggtgcaatcctgcgggcaaAAAAGTACACGGCCTACTTCTGACGGCGCctagtggctttactaatatgctccgcatcacaaatgttgtaaagaaaactgccgtttgcaaagaaatgtgacacaaagaatgtgctgggatgtagagcatgaccacgatgggtgacgttagtgatatgaggacggataagtttatgtaggctacataactcaTAGACtaggaagaaaaacgataccgctcaaataggtaggctaGTATCCTGAAgtgaaaatgcatctatagtcggggcctcaatatcatctcctgacatatgtttaactccctgcggAGTAATACATAAACGGGATCgtcaacaaaaggaaatgccatgttttgagaaaaaaaaacgttttatagtctgcctcaCACAGACAATAAACTACCCctgttttttgtattcatgcagataacaaactgcactaaaatgcgcctgatacagactgaatgaatgaatgaggaaatgaatgcgcgctgtgtcagagggaggacactgagagaaactcgaggtttcttgaagaaaacctgctccaccaggttaggttcacaggctcagttaccatagtaactgactctgaggttaagttacctccctttctgaaacagaaaacccaaagtttccctcatctcagggttaacaaactcagagttttcactgcTTTCTGAAACGAACCCCTGACAGCAGATATACTATGCAAAGATGctcgtttgtttttttatttacatttttttggggggcatttgtaagcctttatttccacaggacagatgaagacatgaaagggggaatgacatgcagcaaagggccgcatgtCGGTGTCAAACCCGcagccgctgtgtcgaggagtaaacctctatatatgtgcgcctgcacTACCAATTGAGCTAACCTGTCCACGCTAAGATGCTTGTTGATCCTGCTGGCTGTGTCGCGGGAGTGCAGCAGTAGTGAAAACACAGAATGGAGTTTAATTTATATGGACTCTGAATGAGCCAAGTGGAATGGATTTGAGGAAGCAGCAGCGTGGAAGTCAACGCTGTAGCTAAAACGCAGAATGGAGTTTAATTTATTATGGCATTCCTCAAGTGAAATGCATTTGACTGACAGCGTTCTGAAAAGTTAACAGAGAGATGCGCTTATTAAAGAGGGTAAAAGTGAGTGGGTCCGATATCATTGATCCCAAAAATCGGGTGGGTCTTGTCCCACCCACTTTCTGACGCCCATGTATTTAAGGCTAAAAAAGACAAGGTAATTTACATTTGATGATTACTAGCCTAATACTTATACTTATAACTTAAAGAAGTtggatcatttttttttttttttttttctcaatatttttttattgattttttaacATATCAAaacttttttacacacacatacaaagcacATTCAGCATCTAAGAAAAACAGATGCAAATAGTTGGATCATTTTTTACTATGGGCTACATACAGCATGTATGTAGCCCATAGTAAAAAATGATCCAACTAATGGCAGTATCTAATCTTGCCAAGGTTTCAGGGTTTCACTCATACCAATATTTtggtttatattatttattcgATAAATCGAATGGCAATATTGTCTGGCCACATTCACTGGGAAATCCATTAACTGTTAACAGCTAGCAATATATTTGATTCCACATATTTAACGTGTTAACTGCGAAAACAGGAAGCTAGGGAGGGACTTGTTTTGTCGCAGATTTTGTTGGAGTTTACAGTAACCAATAACGCTGAATGTGCGTTACGTTCATCTGCTATGCTAGCAATTTAGCTGACTTCGCTGGGACTAGGTGCTCCCAGTGAACACTGCTGGAGTCAGCATGCCAGGACCAAACATAGCCTCCGAGACTGACGGAGGTGGCCAGTTTGACGACAGGGAATACAGTGCCCATTGGTGGTTTTCTTTCCTGGCACCTCGGGGCTGAGTCAGCTAATAGAACACTTGCAAAGCTACCTGAACTAATTAGCTAATGGCAGCTAATACCAGTCATGAGGGTGTACAAACCTTATAGTTGCCAGTATcgtagttgagtttagccagaGAGTTGCGGTAGTGGTAGGGCATGTCTGTCCGTCGACTCAGGAACACAAGGGCACTGGCTGAATGAGACAGAGGCCTCCAGTAAACCTCAATATGACTCTTCTCCtgtgcaacaacacacacacacacacacactccaaataTGAGCCTGTTCCTTAAAGGCACTCACCTTGATTTGTTTTAGTGCCAAATTCTGACTCCAAATTTCCCCCCACCTCGCTATTGATGTTAACACCATTGACATTAGTGTATTATTGTGTATATTATTTCCTAGTCTTCTTCACTAAATAAACTGATGTcttaataatgatgatgaccTGCAACAAGCGTCTTCCCTGGATTCCCATGGGGTCCTGGTTTATGGCAATGGCCATTTTGTTTTGCAGGATGGCCCTTGCGCTGTTGTCCAGGTTTCGAAGGTCATTAGACATGATGAGAGGTGCAGCCATTATAGCCCACAGGGCCATCTGAGAGCGAGCCTGGTCCACACTAAGACCAAAGTTTCCAATGATGAGCTGAGGAGAGACAGCAAAGGTATGTGAGGCATGAAGAGCAAATTAATAAAGTAAAGCAAAGAAGAGCTTAACATTACCGCCACACAGTATCCACTCATCTGTGAAAGCAAACTTTGGAAAGCTTTGCCTTGTGTCTTGCTTATACACAAGACTATGTTTTTGAAAAGCTGTTGTGTTATATGAGAAACACAACAGCTTAGTGTGGATAGAAGGCCTCAACAGTGGCAAAGATGTGTTATCAAATGTAATCACATTATTGTGGACATGGACTCAGCTATTGTCACAGGGAAAGGATGACTTTAGCCAAACTCTATCCAATAAGCAACCTACCTGTGTATCATATGACTTATGTATATTAATCAAGGTTTGCTTGCGATCGGACAGTGTGAACCCAAACAAACCCAATACAAAAATGCAGTTAAGAAAACATATTTACTTTGTTTCAGAACAGGATAACCTTGAGTGTAATCGCACCTTGAGAGACAGCAGTGAGGGTTCAGATTGCCTCTATGATCAGTTGTAATGTTAAGGATTAGGATCAGTAATGAAGACAAATCCATCATACCATGTCAGGGTCATTCCATCGTCCAGGCCCCGCAGCTGGCTGTAGATCATCCTGGTTGTTGGAGAACCACTCAACGATGCTTTGCAAACTGTCCCATGAGTCCTGGATATCATAGTAATTTCTCCACAGGTGACAAATATCACCCATAAAAGAGTAGTTCACCTGGTAGGACCAGGGAAATAGAAGTTAAGGCTATCAACAAAAATAGCGTGTGCCTTTTGCTAAAGAATTTGAGATAAATGATTACTTGAAAaagttaacatgctgatgtttagcagacATAATGTTACGTATAGCTGCTATTTCTGTACATTGAGAGCAATTCAAAAAtgggagtcaaattccttgtatgtgtacacatacttggccaataaagctgattctgattacaGTAGGTGAGACATAaatatctgtacaaaatgtcatggcaatccatccagatAGTTTCAGTGCAGCGATTGCCTTCATCCAGTCTTATTTCAGAATATTGGCACAGTTCTATCCAAGTCCCAGTGACCGAACAGCTTGGGACATAGGGATGACACTCACGTTAGTTGGAAGGCCTCCAACATAGACAGGCCAACTGCAGGAGTAGGCAATAGGTCTGCCTGTAGCATTCAAAGCCTTGGACATAAGAGGGTAACCTGTGTGACACAAGAAAACACTTGCTTTGGCTAGTCCATGATCTCGTTTGGCTTTCGTAATAAGAATTTTTAggtttttaattactttattccGTGCCATTCAATAGGTTGGTATGCTCTTACCCAGCATTTGTTGTACAGGATTTGAGTTACAGCCATCAAACTTCAGATAGTCTACCCCCCAGCTAGCAAAGGTCTGGGCATCAATCTCTATTTTATCCAGTGTGGTGCCAGGGAATCCCATACATGTGTAAGTGCCCATGTCTGCATAGATGCCTAGCTTTAGTCCACGGTCATGGATATACCTTGCCAGTTTTGGAATGCCTCCTGGGAACCTGGAGGAAAGCAAGCGCAGTTACTTTTCAAATAGCCAATTCCAACATGACCCCAGAGTATAGCAATGTTTCAGTTAAACAGGCCTTATTATGGTTTTACCGCACTAGATAAGTATCAGGTTAGGCCCCAACAGACAATAGTCCAGAAGGTGGCAATAATCCCTCCATAGGTGTTTACTAATCAAAGAGTTAACAATTAACCAGTAACACAGCAGTTCCCAACTAAATCTGAGACCAATAAATCTGAGTGGAAGGGGACCTCCAAAGGTGGCTGAGAATGACAGAGCTAAGATCCTGTGAGACTTCCAGATCCAGACTGATAAAATGATGATGGCTAACCCTCGGACATCGTGGGGGCCAACAAACAGCAAAAGAAGGCTGTTGTGATAGATGTAGCAATCCCAAGCGACAGCAACATCAAGAAGAAGGAACACGAGAAGCTTGGAAAATACCAATacctgctgccctgattaaaaaaacaatgcaactgatatcagctggtattctgtctgtaatggagtggactTTTGAccagtagagtgtgtgtgtgtgtgtgtgtgtgtgtgtgtgtgtgtgtatatacacatacatacatatacacacatatatatatacatacatacatatatatatatatatatatatatatatatatatatatatatatatatatatatatatatatatatatatatacatacacacacattatctcacaaaagtgagtacacccctcacattttagtaaatattccattatatcttttaatgggacaacactgaagaaattacactttgctacaatgtaaagtattaagtgtacagcttgtataacagtggaaatgtgctgtcctctcaaaataactcaacacacagccattaatgtctaaaccactggcaacaaaagtgagtacacccttatgttaaattcccatagaggcaggccgatttgcatttttaaaggccagttatttcatggatccaggatactatgcatcctgataaagttcccttggcctttggaattaaaatagccccatatCATCACATAgtcttcaccatacctagagattggcatggttgtatttcagttagcctaatagctggtttgatttgcattgagagatgattttatggaaagtaccccatgccaatctctaggtatggtgaagggtatgtgatgatgaagtCTCAGCATTCTACAAAAAGAAATGCTGAAATTAATTATATTGTgtttcagcatttttttcacGCCATTTAGGTTTTACGCTGAAGGTTATATGCTCCttacaacaaaaaacagataGACCAAGCATCAAATAGAACCAAATACATGGGGTTAGGTTGGTATGGCCAAATAACGAGCCCCTCGCATGCAGTGCCAAGTGGGTAATTGCACTTTGCAACAAAACCAAGGAGAACTGTGCAATGTGCAAACAATTTGTTTGCTGGATTTTCTAACAGAAACCTCTGAAATGTTTGTGTTGACTGAATTGAACTGAACGACacatatcaaaacaagttcctccccgaGACCATTCTGCCAAGGCACCGTCACTGTATCCGgaacttagcaccgcccaagacgattgggattggtttaaagaaaagcaaacaacccagagaatGGGTTGAAATGTGgtggagccagaccttactctgcagcgctgtggagctaggtctggcaatgcgagactaacctGGTCCTAATGCATAAACATATACAACTGTTGAGGATAGGTCAGaaataagtacattttaagCCCAGGTCAAAAAGGTTGTGAACCACCGACTAGACACAGGCACAGTGTCATCGTCTTTGATACTTCCACACACCATTGCCTACTTATGTAGATTAATGTAGGTATGTGGCATGGAGGGAAACGGATTAATTTACACCTTTTAAATATCCAGTTTAGAATCTGGACCGAGTTGACTAAATCTACCTATGGCATATTCTGTATGGTATATTCTGTCTATTGGAGACCGACAACTATcagcttatatttagcattagca
This sequence is a window from Sander vitreus isolate 19-12246 chromosome 6, sanVit1, whole genome shotgun sequence. Protein-coding genes within it:
- the LOC144520012 gene encoding alpha-N-acetylgalactosaminidase-like, with the translated sequence MGPLAAPMLLAMISLTVALDNGLLKTPPMGWMAWERFRCNVDCKDDPENCIGEDLFRDMADRLAEDGWKELGYEYVIIDDCWMSMLRDEEGRLQPEPSRFPGGIPKLARYIHDRGLKLGIYADMGTYTCMGFPGTTLDKIEIDAQTFASWGVDYLKFDGCNSNPVQQMLGYPLMSKALNATGRPIAYSCSWPVYVGGLPTNVNYSFMGDICHLWRNYYDIQDSWDSLQSIVEWFSNNQDDLQPAAGPGRWNDPDMLIIGNFGLSVDQARSQMALWAIMAAPLIMSNDLRNLDNSARAILQNKMAIAINQDPMGIQGRRLLQEKSHIEVYWRPLSHSASALVFLSRRTDMPYHYRNSLAKLNYDTGNYKAYDVFTGSTVKVLNATTEFSVSINPSGVVMWYVYTEQQSKQMEVLHYHQKKASQFPLHKAKPGHHTVL